The proteins below are encoded in one region of Candidatus Thiodiazotropha sp. LNASS1:
- the mlaD gene encoding outer membrane lipid asymmetry maintenance protein MlaD, protein MNTRGLEITVGAFMAAGLVALFFLAMQVSNLASITASEGYEVKARFDNIGGLKVRSPVSMAGVRIGRVVGISYDQENFEAVVTMSIDPAYSQIPDDSIAKIYTSGLLGEQYVGLDPGGSLESLQGGSELMMTQSALVLEEIIGQFLFSKAEENAIKDEL, encoded by the coding sequence ATGAATACAAGAGGATTGGAGATAACCGTTGGCGCCTTCATGGCGGCTGGACTGGTTGCACTGTTTTTTCTCGCCATGCAGGTCAGCAATCTGGCCAGTATAACCGCCAGCGAAGGTTATGAAGTGAAGGCCAGGTTTGACAATATCGGCGGGCTCAAGGTGAGATCCCCTGTCTCCATGGCGGGGGTGCGCATCGGCCGGGTGGTCGGTATCAGTTATGATCAGGAGAATTTCGAGGCGGTGGTTACCATGTCCATCGATCCGGCGTACAGTCAGATCCCGGATGACAGTATCGCCAAGATCTATACCTCCGGACTGCTGGGTGAGCAATACGTCGGGCTCGATCCCGGGGGCAGTCTGGAGAGCCTGCAGGGCGGCAGTGAATTGATGATGACCCAGTCCGCATTGGTGTTGGAAGAGATTATTGGTCAATTTCTGTTCAGCAAGGCGGAAGAAAACGCCATCAAGGATGAGCTTTAA
- a CDS encoding lipid asymmetry maintenance protein MlaB, whose product MTITKVERDGAFRFHVQGEMTFSSVKDLLLHSNKLFSAVEELEVDLSQVDHADSAGLALVLEWMAQAAERNARIVFTGVPESMVSIARLCQVESLLEECT is encoded by the coding sequence ATGACTATCACTAAAGTTGAACGGGATGGAGCATTCCGGTTTCATGTCCAGGGTGAGATGACTTTTTCGAGTGTCAAAGATCTATTGCTGCACTCCAATAAACTCTTCTCCGCGGTCGAGGAGTTGGAGGTCGACCTCTCCCAGGTCGATCATGCCGATAGCGCAGGATTGGCACTGGTGCTGGAATGGATGGCACAGGCAGCCGAGCGAAATGCCAGAATTGTTTTCACCGGTGTACCGGAATCCATGGTCTCCATTGCCCGCCTGTGCCAGGTTGAGTCGTTGCTGGAAGAGTGCACTTGA
- the trxA gene encoding thioredoxin TrxA: protein MSEQIVHVTDDSFESEVLQSTQPVLIDYWAEWCGPCKMIAPVLDDIADEYDGKLKVVKLNIDENPNTPPRYGIRGIPTLMLFKDGEVEATKVGAVSKSQLVAFIDSNL, encoded by the coding sequence ATGAGTGAGCAGATTGTTCATGTAACAGATGATTCGTTTGAATCAGAAGTGCTTCAGTCGACGCAGCCGGTGCTGATCGACTACTGGGCGGAATGGTGCGGTCCGTGCAAGATGATTGCGCCGGTGCTGGATGATATTGCCGATGAGTATGATGGCAAACTAAAAGTGGTCAAATTGAATATTGACGAAAATCCCAACACACCACCCCGCTACGGCATTCGTGGAATTCCTACGTTGATGCTGTTTAAAGATGGTGAAGTTGAGGCAACGAAAGTGGGCGCAGTCTCTAAATCGCAGCTCGTGGCATTTATCGATAGTAACCTTTAA